The genomic region GAAATCGCGGCGCACACGCCCAGCCAACGCCGTTCTTCGGCGGGTTTGGCGGTGTCCTGTGCCGCGCCTTCTACGAGCCGGTGGGCGTGGCGGGAAGCCGGGCCTACGGTCTGCAGGGCGCTCTCGATCTGGGCGTCGTCTGGAACGGCCCCATCGTATGAAGGAATAGCCCCCAGGATCTCCTCGCGGGCCTTTTCCAATGCCCGCTCGCGGGGACGTTCGGGAACATCGGCCATGTGTTGGCCCATTTCGCGCAGATAGCGGGCGATAAGGCGTTCTTGCTGGTCCGTGAGTCTCATGTCTCCTCCGCGAAGCTGCGGCAGTATACCCTACGGGAAAATCGCGCGCCAATCACTGCGGACAGCGTTCTGTACGGCGGCTCACGGTCTCGTCTTTGAATCCGGCGGAACGGAGCGGGTGCGCACGGCGGGTTCGCCGCACGGGTCTCGGATCATAGATCGGTTTCGAAATGGATTGTCATGCCGCCGGGCTCTCCATCGTCCGGCAAGAGGTTGATGTGGATGGAGAACCGCGTCCCGTCTTCATCGTTCGCGTTGTAGTAGCATCCGGCTCCTCCCAGAGCCAACAGAGATAGAACCAGGGCCGTCACAATGCCCCCACGCACAGATCTTTGCATGATGCGCCTCCTGGCCTCGCACTGCGGCCGGACACATGTCCTACAATCTATATTTTACCTCGATCCCGCCCTTTCGAGCGACACGGCGGATAAGACCGAAGGGTGGGGCGACGATCGCCATGTCCGGCCGGATCCTGGCCCCGGCGTCTCTTTGGCGAAAACACGGCCCTTTGTCTATCATACGGTCGTTTTCGCCCGGCTGTTACGTGCGATTTCGGCAGCCGATGGGCGCTCTCGCAGCGAGCAAGGGAGAGGTTTTTCGCATGAACGATTTGAAACGGTACGGCGGATGGGCGCTGATCACGGGAGCATCCGCGGGCATCGGCAAAGCGTTCGCCGAAACCATCGCGGCGCAGGGCATGAACTGCGTTCTCACTGCACGCCGCCTGGGATTGCTCGAGGAGCTGGCTCAAGGCCTTGAAACCAGACACCACATCGCATGCCGTTGTGTAAAGGAAGACCTGGCGGTTCCCGGGGCGGCACAGTGCCTGGCGGAGACCGTGGCGGACCTCGAAGTCGGCCTGCTGGTCAATAATGCCGGATTTGGCTACGCCACGCGTTTCGAATCCAGCGACCCAAACCGCATCACGGACATGGTCACCCTGAACTGCCTCAGCCCGGCTCTTCTCACCCGCCTTCTGGTGCCGAAGATGCTGGAGCGCGGCAAAGGCGCGGTCATCATGGTCGGCTCGGTCCTGGGCGTTATACCCGCGCCTTACCAGTCCGTATACGGGGCGACCAAGGCCTTCGATATCGCTTTCGCGGAAGGCCTCTTCGGCGAATATGAAAAAGCGGGCATAGACGTTATCGCACTCTGCCCCTCGACTACGCGCACGGAGTTCTTCGTGGCGGACGGCATGTCGGAAGCCCGTGCCAATACGATCATGGCACGGGCGGACCGGCCCGAAGATGTCGCCGCGCTGGCCCTGCGGTATCTTGGACGCAGACCTCGCGTTGGCCCGTGGGCGTATGCGGGGCCCGCTATCCTGGCACGCTTGCTGCCGCGAAAGTCCGCCATACGCATCGTGCGCAAGTTCATGGAACCGTATTTGAAGAAAGATCTGGAATGAAACCCGGAGCGGCCTGG from Candidatus Hydrogenedentota bacterium harbors:
- a CDS encoding SDR family NAD(P)-dependent oxidoreductase, translated to MNDLKRYGGWALITGASAGIGKAFAETIAAQGMNCVLTARRLGLLEELAQGLETRHHIACRCVKEDLAVPGAAQCLAETVADLEVGLLVNNAGFGYATRFESSDPNRITDMVTLNCLSPALLTRLLVPKMLERGKGAVIMVGSVLGVIPAPYQSVYGATKAFDIAFAEGLFGEYEKAGIDVIALCPSTTRTEFFVADGMSEARANTIMARADRPEDVAALALRYLGRRPRVGPWAYAGPAILARLLPRKSAIRIVRKFMEPYLKKDLE